One window of Mesorhizobium sp. PAMC28654 genomic DNA carries:
- a CDS encoding M23 family metallopeptidase, whose translation MPDTEDVIAKLGNEPPLIADGRSGPPDRREVSARWLSGTFLTGVTSSVLMGVALFAALDGRQQLATPPEIAELISLANSDDSGEIAKTTRLVAPRQIAKAKDRRRMEVSMVTKVGDRDVIHTMPFVQIKMSLAAGHTTNRPYPPFDPMQVFGDGSDDNASQPAASTATAGQIYGAKVESEMSLKTVDFPIETAAFDEKSDLSADEVEKVVRETGTDLGDGAIQVASLHYVDPQRFGDQLSQSIAGSYDVKIVPENVSVAPRAATDDQAPAFAEEIIPFTKDLDITEAFADSGYTGDDATGMAEAIGKLLNAPALKAGTVLRVGLEVHGDAAKVVRTSVYNKTQHIVTIALNDRGQYVPAQEPDPNPELLTAFDDSSAPVVVRGNLPNIYDGIYRAAYSYGMSKAMTQRLIKLLASDVDFQSRLNPADRLEVLFSQPDSDDQTSDDSELLYVSATFGGTTRNFYRFQMQDGGTDYFDENGSSAEQFLLRNPLPNGRFTSGFGARKHPILGYVRMHTGTDWAAPIGTPIIAAGNGVIEKAGWAGGYGKQIMIRHANGYETSYNHQSAFAKGIEVGVRVRQGQVIGYLGQTGLSTGPHLHYELIVNGTKVDSMRVRLPVGKVLKGDDLVAFKRERERIDDLLKQQDSDSLKVASAKIEG comes from the coding sequence ATGCCAGACACGGAAGATGTCATAGCCAAACTCGGCAATGAGCCGCCGCTGATCGCGGACGGTCGCAGCGGTCCGCCCGACCGCCGCGAGGTTTCCGCGCGTTGGCTGTCAGGCACCTTTCTTACTGGCGTGACCTCGAGCGTCCTTATGGGCGTTGCGCTGTTCGCTGCCCTTGATGGTCGGCAGCAATTGGCGACGCCGCCCGAGATCGCCGAACTGATCAGCCTCGCCAACAGTGACGATTCCGGCGAGATCGCCAAGACAACCCGACTTGTGGCGCCGCGCCAGATCGCCAAGGCCAAGGACCGCCGGCGTATGGAAGTGTCGATGGTGACCAAGGTCGGTGACCGCGACGTCATCCACACCATGCCTTTCGTGCAGATCAAGATGTCGCTGGCGGCCGGGCATACCACCAACCGCCCCTACCCGCCTTTCGACCCGATGCAGGTGTTTGGCGACGGCAGCGACGACAATGCCAGCCAGCCGGCCGCATCGACCGCCACCGCCGGCCAGATCTACGGCGCCAAGGTCGAGAGCGAGATGAGCCTGAAGACGGTCGACTTCCCGATCGAGACGGCGGCTTTCGACGAAAAGAGCGACCTTTCCGCCGACGAGGTGGAAAAGGTGGTGCGCGAGACCGGCACCGACCTGGGCGACGGCGCCATCCAGGTGGCCTCCCTGCACTATGTCGACCCGCAGCGCTTCGGCGATCAGCTCAGCCAGAGCATAGCTGGTTCCTATGATGTGAAGATCGTGCCGGAAAATGTGTCGGTGGCGCCGCGTGCCGCCACCGATGACCAGGCGCCGGCCTTCGCCGAGGAAATCATTCCCTTCACCAAGGACCTCGACATCACCGAGGCCTTCGCCGATTCGGGCTATACCGGCGACGACGCCACCGGCATGGCCGAGGCGATCGGCAAATTGCTGAATGCCCCGGCGCTGAAAGCCGGAACCGTGCTGCGCGTCGGACTCGAAGTGCATGGCGATGCCGCCAAGGTCGTCCGCACCAGCGTCTACAACAAGACCCAGCACATCGTGACCATCGCGCTCAATGATCGCGGCCAGTATGTGCCGGCGCAGGAGCCGGACCCCAATCCCGAACTGCTGACGGCGTTCGACGATTCGTCCGCCCCCGTGGTGGTGCGCGGTAACCTGCCCAACATTTATGACGGCATCTATCGCGCCGCCTATTCGTACGGCATGTCGAAGGCGATGACCCAGCGGCTGATCAAGCTGTTGGCGTCCGATGTCGACTTCCAGTCCAGGCTCAATCCCGCCGATCGCCTCGAAGTGCTGTTCTCGCAGCCGGATAGCGATGACCAGACATCCGACGATTCCGAGCTCCTTTACGTTTCGGCGACCTTCGGCGGCACGACGCGAAACTTCTACCGCTTCCAGATGCAGGACGGCGGCACGGATTATTTCGACGAGAATGGCTCAAGCGCCGAACAGTTCCTGCTGCGCAATCCCTTGCCGAACGGCCGGTTTACTTCCGGGTTCGGTGCACGCAAGCATCCGATTCTAGGCTATGTGCGCATGCACACCGGCACGGACTGGGCGGCTCCCATCGGAACGCCGATCATTGCCGCCGGCAACGGTGTCATCGAGAAGGCCGGCTGGGCCGGCGGCTATGGCAAACAGATCATGATCCGCCATGCCAATGGCTACGAGACCTCCTACAACCATCAGAGCGCTTTCGCGAAGGGCATCGAGGTCGGCGTGCGCGTCCGCCAGGGTCAGGTCATCGGCTATCTCGGCCAGACGGGTCTCTCCACCGGACCGCACCTTCACTACGAGCTGATCGTCAACGGCACCAAGGTCGATTCGATGCGCGTGCGCCTGCCGGTCGGCAAGGTGCTGAAGGGCGACGACCTTGTCGCCTTCAAGCGCGAGCGCGAGCGCATCGACGATTTGCTCAAGCAGCAGGACAGCGATTCGCTGAAGGTCGCGAGCGCCAAGATCGAAGGCTGA
- a CDS encoding TMEM175 family protein has product MKRPLEASAEGRGRIVGITDGVFAIALTLIVLEIRVPAHEAIHSEHDLLAAIAALAPRFLTYALSFLTLTIFWFGQQAQHGLIARSDRRLATLNLCFLGFIALLPFSTDLLADFLDYRTAVLVYWLNLLMLGVTLFASWWYAERNGLLDDGVDAETTRTVYLRIIKAQILWAVGAALCLVSPLLSVGFILVVQLIYAAALRGSLLRNVIG; this is encoded by the coding sequence ATGAAGCGTCCACTCGAAGCATCGGCGGAGGGGCGCGGCCGTATCGTCGGCATCACCGACGGGGTGTTCGCCATCGCGCTGACCTTGATCGTTCTCGAGATCAGGGTGCCGGCGCACGAGGCAATCCATTCAGAACACGATCTGCTTGCCGCGATCGCGGCGCTGGCGCCGCGCTTCCTGACCTACGCGCTCAGCTTCTTGACACTGACCATCTTCTGGTTCGGCCAGCAGGCCCAGCATGGCTTGATCGCAAGGTCCGACCGGCGGCTGGCGACGCTCAACCTCTGTTTTCTGGGGTTCATCGCCCTGCTGCCATTCTCCACCGACCTGCTGGCCGACTTCCTCGACTACAGGACCGCCGTGCTCGTCTACTGGCTCAATCTCTTGATGCTCGGCGTAACCCTGTTCGCCAGTTGGTGGTACGCGGAGCGAAACGGTCTCCTGGATGACGGCGTCGACGCGGAAACGACACGCACGGTCTATCTGCGCATCATCAAGGCCCAGATCCTGTGGGCGGTCGGCGCGGCACTCTGCCTGGTCAGCCCCCTGCTCAGCGTCGGCTTCATTCTGGTCGTGCAGTTGATCTATGCCGCTGCGCTGCGCGGCTCATTGCTGCGCAACGTCATCGGCTGA
- a CDS encoding MFS transporter — MHSPDEVAAVPLASPVTNGTFCPQSQRRFVLIAAILASALGFIDGSILAIAMPAIRVDLGASLAEAQWISNAYALTLSALILAGGAAGDRFGLRRAFIAGIALFIASSLACAVAPNPGILIVFRAIQGIGAAIMVPGSLAIIAKAYPKKERGRAIGIWAAASALTTALGPVLGGLVLSAFGDGIWRAIFAINLPLGLISIYLLVTKIPADPPMQKRNLDLGGGALATLAFGALAYGLTSMSAKGEGHLSGPSIAVGMVLLIAFIVFERRQREPMIDLSLFRIRAFAGANVATFFLYFALSANLFYLPMLLIAGWGLSTAEVGFIFLPLSACIALLSGLVGQLSDRIGPRFPIACGSLVVAIAFAGLALLTHAGIRNFWTGAFPLMALMGLGMSLVVSPLSTAIMTAVEDKDTGAASGINNAVSRIGGLIAVAAMGSLAAWTYAASLNTSAVAGVPGFGEPAPAGLAPALDAARLAASDAAFSAVASVTALLCLLSAVITWMTVSGEALPWSRRAVDPRG, encoded by the coding sequence ATGCATTCACCCGATGAAGTCGCCGCCGTCCCGCTGGCCAGCCCGGTCACGAACGGCACGTTCTGTCCGCAATCGCAGCGGCGATTTGTGCTGATCGCGGCGATCCTGGCGTCCGCGCTCGGCTTCATCGACGGTTCGATCCTGGCCATCGCCATGCCGGCGATCCGCGTCGATCTCGGCGCCAGCCTCGCGGAGGCGCAATGGATTTCCAATGCCTATGCGCTGACGCTTTCGGCGCTGATCCTCGCCGGTGGTGCCGCCGGCGACCGGTTCGGCCTGCGCCGCGCCTTCATCGCGGGCATCGCCTTATTCATAGCGTCCTCGCTTGCCTGCGCGGTGGCACCGAATCCCGGGATACTAATTGTGTTTCGCGCCATCCAGGGCATTGGTGCCGCGATCATGGTGCCAGGCAGCCTCGCCATCATCGCCAAGGCCTACCCGAAGAAAGAGCGCGGCAGGGCGATCGGCATCTGGGCGGCGGCCTCGGCGCTGACAACGGCCCTTGGCCCGGTGCTCGGCGGTCTTGTCCTGTCAGCCTTTGGCGACGGCATCTGGCGGGCGATCTTCGCGATCAACCTGCCGCTCGGCCTTATCTCGATCTATCTTCTTGTCACCAAGATCCCCGCTGACCCGCCGATGCAGAAGCGAAATCTCGATCTCGGCGGCGGCGCACTCGCAACGCTGGCGTTCGGCGCGCTCGCCTATGGACTGACCTCGATGAGCGCCAAGGGCGAGGGGCATTTGTCGGGACCGAGTATTGCCGTCGGCATGGTCCTGCTCATCGCTTTCATCGTCTTCGAGCGTCGGCAGCGTGAACCGATGATCGATCTTTCGCTGTTTCGCATCCGTGCTTTCGCCGGCGCCAATGTCGCGACCTTTTTTCTCTACTTCGCCCTGTCGGCCAATCTGTTCTACCTGCCGATGCTGCTGATTGCCGGCTGGGGGTTGAGCACGGCCGAGGTCGGCTTCATCTTCCTGCCGCTGTCGGCATGCATCGCGCTTCTGTCGGGGCTCGTCGGGCAGCTGTCCGACAGGATCGGGCCGCGTTTCCCCATAGCCTGCGGCAGTCTGGTCGTCGCCATCGCCTTTGCCGGTCTTGCCTTGCTGACCCATGCCGGCATCCGCAATTTCTGGACCGGGGCGTTCCCGCTGATGGCATTGATGGGGTTGGGCATGTCGCTGGTCGTGTCGCCACTGTCGACCGCGATCATGACGGCTGTCGAGGACAAGGACACGGGTGCCGCTTCGGGTATCAACAACGCCGTCTCACGCATCGGCGGCCTGATCGCGGTCGCGGCGATGGGGTCGCTTGCCGCGTGGACCTATGCGGCGTCCTTGAACACCAGCGCCGTGGCCGGCGTTCCAGGCTTTGGCGAACCGGCGCCGGCCGGGCTCGCTCCGGCACTCGATGCGGCAAGGCTTGCGGCGAGCGACGCCGCTTTCTCCGCCGTTGCGTCGGTGACCGCGTTGCTTTGCCTGCTTTCGGCGGTCATTACGTGGATGACTGTTTCCGGCGAAGCCCTGCCGTGGTCGCGCCGCGCGGTGGATCCGCGAGGCTGA
- a CDS encoding MmcQ/YjbR family DNA-binding protein has product MTLDDYNSFCASLPSTNHVVQWGGAHVWKVGAKVFAIGGWDDGERLFVTFKCSDIAFDVLKEQPGLRPAPYLASRGMKWTCPEKVESFLLMKGDLDDETETVYGCVQGGGGWPCANERSDEAADRGGSWCWFLDADAMDGSAAGS; this is encoded by the coding sequence ATGACGCTGGACGACTACAACAGCTTTTGTGCCTCGCTGCCGTCGACAAACCACGTTGTCCAATGGGGCGGCGCCCATGTCTGGAAGGTCGGTGCCAAGGTCTTCGCGATCGGCGGCTGGGACGATGGCGAGCGGCTCTTCGTCACCTTCAAATGCTCCGACATCGCCTTCGATGTGCTGAAGGAACAACCGGGCCTGCGGCCAGCACCTTATCTTGCCTCGCGCGGCATGAAATGGACTTGCCCCGAAAAAGTGGAGAGTTTCCTTCTGATGAAAGGCGACCTCGATGACGAAACAGAGACAGTTTACGGATGCGTTCAAGGCGGAGGCGGTTGGCCTTGTGCGAACGAGCGGTCGGACGAAGCGGCAGATCGCGGAGGATCTTGGTGTTGGTTTCTCGACGCTGACGCGATGGATGGGTCGGCAGCTGGATCGTGA
- a CDS encoding L,D-transpeptidase family protein: MFRTIFTLSALAVGLISSGAFATPMSDSAPRIARAADAGGIQVAQNGNLDVYYDARGNRVIVDADTGKVIAIQPPQTRYDRRAFRRDEGDRNLGPVTDDDGYTLDNPDDTPRWRRQRMNEQGRTIAPPADQDDPYGDNSANAYPPAPQDDGGNRNAYPAAPQPAKPGIAKPDTIKRQPLNEASIEPVQPAVPSTDQTALPPKVDGKTAVDPSLSLGARQDVAGLQVLLDRGGASPGVIDGRFGSNVDKALAAYNEINGTNLKSTDAVGIQAALAQSGGDAFASYTITPEDVAGPYVASIPEDYSQKAQLNCMCYTSVTEALAERFHMDENYLKSINKGLDFNSPGTIIKVANFGKLVSTPVARIVADKTKKEVYAYDAGGKLVAAYPATIGSADTPSPTGIHAVSRIALDPNYTYNPNINFKQGQNDKILTIPPGPNGPVGSVWIALDKPTYGIHGTPEPSKIGKTESHGCVRLTNWDARELAKLVSPGVTVEFVGGPSADDVAQQ, encoded by the coding sequence ATGTTTCGCACGATCTTCACCCTTTCGGCTCTCGCCGTCGGGCTCATATCTTCCGGTGCGTTCGCTACGCCGATGTCGGATAGCGCTCCGCGCATCGCCCGTGCCGCCGATGCGGGCGGTATTCAGGTCGCGCAGAACGGCAACCTCGACGTCTACTATGATGCCAGGGGAAACCGCGTCATTGTCGATGCGGATACCGGCAAGGTGATCGCCATCCAGCCGCCGCAGACGCGATACGATCGCCGCGCGTTCCGTCGCGACGAGGGAGACCGCAACCTTGGCCCGGTGACTGATGACGATGGCTACACTCTCGACAATCCCGACGACACGCCGCGCTGGCGCCGTCAGCGGATGAACGAGCAGGGCCGCACCATCGCACCACCAGCCGATCAAGACGATCCCTATGGTGACAATTCGGCGAACGCCTATCCGCCGGCGCCGCAGGATGATGGCGGCAACCGCAACGCCTATCCGGCAGCGCCGCAGCCTGCAAAGCCGGGCATCGCCAAGCCGGACACGATCAAACGTCAGCCGCTCAACGAGGCGTCGATCGAGCCGGTTCAGCCGGCGGTACCGAGTACCGACCAGACAGCTCTGCCCCCCAAGGTGGATGGCAAGACCGCTGTTGATCCCTCGCTTTCGCTTGGCGCGCGCCAGGACGTCGCGGGTCTGCAGGTGCTGCTCGATCGCGGCGGTGCTTCGCCCGGCGTCATCGACGGACGGTTCGGCTCGAATGTCGACAAGGCGCTCGCCGCCTACAACGAAATCAACGGCACCAACCTGAAGTCAACCGACGCGGTCGGCATCCAGGCCGCGCTGGCGCAGTCCGGCGGCGATGCCTTTGCATCCTACACGATCACGCCCGAGGATGTGGCCGGTCCCTATGTGGCGTCGATACCGGAAGACTACAGCCAGAAGGCGCAGCTCAACTGCATGTGCTACACCTCTGTCACCGAGGCGCTGGCGGAGCGCTTCCACATGGACGAGAACTATCTCAAATCGATCAACAAGGGCCTCGACTTCAACAGCCCCGGCACGATCATCAAGGTCGCCAATTTCGGCAAGCTGGTGTCGACGCCGGTCGCGCGCATCGTCGCCGACAAGACCAAGAAAGAAGTGTACGCCTACGATGCGGGCGGCAAGCTGGTCGCAGCCTATCCCGCGACCATCGGCTCGGCCGACACGCCGTCGCCCACCGGCATCCACGCCGTGTCGCGCATTGCGCTCGACCCGAACTATACCTACAACCCCAACATCAACTTCAAGCAGGGCCAGAACGACAAGATTCTCACCATTCCGCCAGGCCCCAACGGACCTGTCGGGTCGGTCTGGATCGCGCTCGACAAGCCGACCTACGGCATCCACGGAACGCCCGAGCCGTCGAAGATCGGCAAGACCGAAAGCCATGGCTGCGTGCGGCTGACCAACTGGGACGCGCGCGAACTCGCCAAGCTGGTATCGCCAGGCGTTACCGTGGAATTCGTTGGCGGACCTTCAGCCGATGACGTTGCGCAGCAATGA